In Desulfofustis limnaeus, the genomic stretch GTTCGTAGCCGTGTGACGCGTCGAGGGCAAAACAGACCAAGGCCGTTCTGATATCGTTGCCGGCTTCCAATGCCGCGGCGGCATCGCTATGGTAGTGGAGAAAGATGTCGCGGCTGAAGAAGATCTCCTGTTCCATGCAGAGCCTGATCAGATGGTTGGTCAGATGCCGGTCGTAGGGGCCGCTTGAGTCCTGCATGGCGATGGTCGCCCCGAATTCGCTGCTGTTCTGCTCCGGGGCGATGATGCCGTTGTCGACTGAGACCATTTCCGCGACGTTGCCGCGCAGCACGTGGGAGGCACCGACGCCAACTTCTTCCGAGATGGTGAACAGCAGCGAACAGTCTAGCCGTACGGGGCAGTTGTGGTCGCGCAAGGCTCGGGCTGCGGCAAGGATGGCCGCCACTCCGGCCTTGTCGTCAAGGAACCGGGAGTTGATGAAACCGCTGCCGCTGACCTCCATGGTCGTGGTGATGGAAACATAATCGCCGACCCGGATGCCGAGATCCCAGAGTGCTTCGATGGACGAGCAACACTCGTCAACCCGGATTTCCAGATTGGACCAGGCGGTCGGCTGACGATCGACTTCCTCGTTGTAGCGATGACCGGAGGCCTTGAGGGGCAGGATCGTGCCCTGGTAGGTCAGTCCGTGGTCGCAATGAATGGTCACGCGGGCGCCTTCGGCAAAGCGGGCCGACCAGGTACCGATTGGCACGATGGCCAGTCGACCGTTGTCCTTGAGTCGTCTGACCATTGCTCCGAGGGTGTCGAGATGGGCGACCAAGGCCCGACGCGGTTTTGGGTCGATGCCGCCGAGGTGGGCGCGAATGGCACCCCGGCGGGTCAATTCGTACGGGATATCCAGGGTATCGAGTTCGTCGCAGACGGTTCGAACGATATCATCGGTCATGCCGGTGGGACTTGGGATAGCGATGAGGTGGCCCAGTATCTCGGTCAGATAATCTTGATTGATGAGGTGGATCACGGGATTTCAGCTGAAGATATGTTTGGTCTGGGGAAACAAGAGGTCGATGAACCGTTCTGCAGTCGGTTGCGGTTCATGGTTGGCCAGGCCGGGGCGTTCGTTGGCCTCGATGATGACATAGTCTTTGCCAGTGACGTCGGCCACCAGAAAGTCGAAACCGACGACCGGCACGCGCAGGGTTCTGGCGGCGGTCACGGCCACCTGGCGCAGGTGCGGGTGCAGCTCGGCGGTGACGTCATGAATGGTGCCGCCGGTGTGTAGGTTGGCCGTTTTTCTCACCTGGATTTCAGTGCCCGCCGGTACCACGTCATCCAGGATGTAGTGCTGGTCGGCGACCGTTCGCTCGGTCTCGCCATCGAGGGGAATGGTGCTCTCCCCGTTGGTGGCGGCCGCACGTCGCCGGCTCTGTTTTTCGATCAGCTGGCGGACACTCATTTCCCCGTTGCCTCTAATGCGGGCCGGCTGGCGCACCGCGGCCGCCACGACTTCCTCGTTGATAACGATGATGCGCAGGTCTTGGCCGGTGACGTATTCCTCGACGATGACCTTGTCACACCAGGATCCCGCTTGGGCGACCGCCGCTTGGATCTGGTGAAAATCATCGAGATCGACGAATACCCCGGCACCCTGTTCTCCTCGGGCCGGTTTCACCACCACTCTCTGCCGGTCTTTGAGAAAGTCCCGCAGTGTTTCGTCGTTGCCGGCGACCATCTGCGCCGGGACCCTGAGGTTGGCTCGCTGCAACAGCTTGCGGGTCACCGTCTTGTCGTCACACCAGCTCATGGCCACCGCGGTGGTGAGTTCGCTGAGTGATTCGCGGCAGGCTACGGTCCGGCCGCCGAGAGAAAGAACAAAGTAACCGTTCTCGGCATCGACCACTTCGACACCGATGCCGCGGCGCCGTGCCTCGTCGGTGATGATTCGGGCGTAGATGTTGAGCTGTTCTTCCGGTTCGGGACCGATGAAGAGTGGTTCGTTGATGGGGTTCTTCTTTTTGATGCAATAGACCGGAACTGCCTGGAAACCGATCTTGTCATAGAGGGCGATCGCCTGTTTGTTGGTGTGCATCACCGACAGGTCGAGAAAGCTGCGGCCCCGCTCGATGAAGGTGTTGATCAGCTCGCGCACCAGCGCCTCGCCGACCCTGGGCAGCCGGCATTGCGGGTCGACGGCCAGGGCCCAGAGGCTGCAGCCGTTGTCCGGATCTCTGAAGGCCTGAAGATGATCGACTCCGGTGACTGCACCGACGATCTCGTCGTCAGCGTCGAGCGCCACGAGGATGACCAGCCGCTGGTCCTCCAGCGCCTGTCGGTAAAACCCCGGGTGTGCCGGGACCATCCCCCGGGTTTGATAGATCCGATTGACGGCCGTCTCATCATCGTCGGAACGCAAAGGACGAACGGTCAGGCCCTCGAGGCGGCACGGCCGGGCACGGTAAACGCTGAAGTCGATACGGTAGGTCAGGGAGGGGTCGATAAAGAGTTCCTGTGGAGCGTACGAAACGACCACAAGGGGTTCCCGCATATACATGGCCACATCGCGCCGTCCCTTGATTTCGTCCCGGATGACGTCGGCCAGCCGGCGGGCATCGGTAAAGGTCTGGCCGAAAATGAGCCGACCCCAGCCGCAATCGACCCAGGCATCGGCCGGTCCTTCCTGGAGCGGATCATCGGCGAGGGGGGCGCCCCAGTGCTTGAGTGAACACATGGTGGTCGGGTCAAGGGGGTTTTTACATTTCGCGTCCATTGGCGTCTCTCATTGTTTTAGAGATGGTGCTGCTGCAGCCACATTTCGAGAACGGCTACCTGCCAGAGCTTGGAGCCGCGCAGCGGCGTCAGATGCTCGTCGGGTCGATCCAGCAGATCATCGATATAGTCTTGACGAAACAGCCCGCGCGCCCGGGCCGCATCGTTGGCCAGATGTTCTTTGACCAGGTCGAGATAAGGCCCTTCAATATGCTTCAGGGCCGGGACCGGAAAATAGCCTTTGGGCCGGTCGATAACGTCGGCCGGGACAACCGAGCGAGCCGCTTCTTTGAGGACCCATTTGCCGGTGTCGCGAACTTTGAGTTCGAACGGTATGGTCGCAGCCAACTCCACCAGTTCGTGATCGAGAAAGGGTACCCGGGCCTCGAGGCTGGCAGCCATGGTCATGTTGTCCACCCGTTTGACCGGATCGTCCACCAGCATGATCGTGGTATCGATCCGCAAGGCTTGGTCGACCGCGTGCTCGGCGCCGGGCCGGGCGAAATAATCGGCGACAAAGGCGCGGCTGTGGTCTTCGCCCACCAGGTCTTCTCTGACCATCTGGGCGTATTCGTGGTGATCTCGGTCAAAGAATACGCGGCTATAATCGGCGACTGGTTCGGAACTGGTCACCAGGTGGCGATACCAGTGGTAGCCGCCGAACACCTCGTCGGCACCTTGACCGCTCTGCACGACTTTTACCCACTTGGCAACTTCCTGGGACAGGAGGTAAAAGCCAATGGCGTCGTAGCTGACCATCGGTTCGGACATGGCCGCGATACAGCCGGGCAGATGTTCCAGCAGGCGTGCCGATTCGACGAAGATCTTGTGGTGGTTCGTGGCAAACTGTCTAGCGATCAGGTCGGAGTAATGAAACTCATCGCCGCTCTCGCCGCCGGCCGATTCGAAACCGACCGAAAAGGTGTTGAGATCGTCTTGACCCTCTTCGGCGAGCAGACCGACCAGCAAACTGGAGTCGACTCCACCGGAGAGCAGCACGCCGACCGGAACGTCGGCGACCATCCGCCTTTTGACTGAGAGGCGTAACCGCTCAAGGACCCGTTCCGTCCATTGGTCTTCCGTCAGGGAGCGGTGTTCACTCTCGGGTGCCATGGACAACCGCCAGTAGCAGTGATCCTTGGCCGTCCCGTCCGGGTGATAGATGCGCACGGTTGCCGGTGGCAGCTTGCTGATGCCGTTTATGATGGTATGCGGCGCCGGGACGACACCATGCCAATGCAGGTAATGGTGCAGGGCAACGGGGTTGATGCCGGTGTCGACCGTCGGGTCGGTGAGCAGGGCCGGCAGTGATGAGGCGAAGCGAAGCAGGTGGGGGCGGGCATCGAGATAGAGCGGTTTGATGCCGAGCCGGTCGCGGGCCAGGATGAGTCGGCCGCTGTCCCGTTCATGGATGGCAAAAGCGAACATGCCGTTGAGCCGTTGCAGGCAATCGATTCCCCAGGCGTGATAGGCCTTGAGAATCACCTCGCTGTCGCCCTCGGAAAAAAAGCGGTAGCCGGCCTGTTCCAGCTCGCGCCTGAGCTCACGATAGTTATAGATACAGCCGTTGAACACCATGTCGAGGCCGAGGTAAGGATCACTCAATGGCTGCCGCGATTGTTCCGACAGGTCGATAATTTTCAGTCGCCGATGGCCCAGGGCTCCGGTCTGGTAGAGCCCGGCGCCGCTACCGTCGGGACCGCGGGGGATCATGGCTGTCATCATTTTTTCGATGGCCGCCAGCGAGGGCGGTTCGTCATCGAAACGAAACTCTCCTGCTATTCCGCACATGGGTATGCCTCACCGAGATTGATTGTGGTTTATTTTGGAATTATTGAATGTTACGGACGCCACGGGTTGGGCGGACCTGATCGTGAAGACTTTGTTTCAGACAGTGGCCGCTGTAGGGATGTTACAGCCCATGGTAGAGGCGTGGGCGTCTGCGAACGGGGTTTAATTTTATCTAAAATAATATTGTACAATATTAATATCGTCTGACTTTGTCAAGGGCCTCGGCTGCGGGCCTGGTGGAAGAGCTTGAGAAATTTCAAAAAGGCTTTACAGTGAACATTTTTGATTGGAAAGAATGTTCCCGGGTGGTTGCTCGGCCTTTTCCTCGGCCGTCTTTCCGCCCTTTTCCCGGTGATTTGATGAGATGAATGTGAATCTATGAAACGAGATTGTCTGGCCCTGCAGACGACGGTGTTCGATGCCGTCATAATCGGCGGCGGCATTACCGGCGCTTGTGTGGCCTATGACGCCGCCCTACGCGGGTTGCGGGTCGCTTTGGTGGAAAAAGGCGATTTCGGCATGAGCACCTCTTCGGCCTCTTCGAAATTGTTGCACGGAGGCATCAGGTATCTGCAGAAGCTGCAATTGTGCAAGGTCCGTGAATCGGCGCGAGAACGCACGTTTTTCCAGGTCATTGCGCCGCATGCCACAACCACCGTACCTTTCCTCATACCCACCATCAGTGGCAGCCTGATGAAAGGAAAGGCGGCCCTGATTGCCGGCATGACCATGTACCGACTGCTTTGTAGCGGATTAAACTCATTGATCAGGGATCAAGGCAAACGAATCCCCGCCGGCCGGTTCTTTTCGCGACAACAGGTACTGGGACTGGTCCCAGCGCTGCAGACCATTGACGGTCTGGACGGGGCGCACACGCTGTTTGAAGTGCATATGAACAACTCGGAACGGGTGACGCTGGCCTTTCTCAAGACGGCGGCGGCGAACCGGGCGGTCATTGCCAACCATGTCCGCATGCTTTCATTTGTGCAGGAAGAGAACCGTATTGCCGGAATTGTCTGTCGGGATGAATTGAACGGCGGTGAATTTACCATCCATGCCCATCTGGTGATCAACGCCGCCGGCCCCTTTTTGCCCAGCATCAATACCCTGCTGCCGAGAGCCCGGTTGCACAAGGATACAACCGGCTTTTCCAAGGGAGTTCATCTCGTTACCCGGCAGATTGAAGGCACTTACGCGCTGGCCTTGAGCAGCGGCAAAAAAACGGAGGGATTGGTGACGCGCGGCGGCCGGCACATTTTCATCATCCCCTGGCGGGGACGCTCGCTGATCGGCACCACCAACGTCCCCTTCAACGGTAGCCTCGATGAGGTGCGGGTCACCCGTCGCGATGTGACCGATTTTCTGCAGGATATTAACGCCATCCTGCCCGGCGTGTCCCTCTCCGAAGCCGACGTTCACTACGCCTTTGCCGGCTTGTACCCGTTGATCAGCGATGAGATAAAGACCGATACCTATCAGGGAACCGGTGAGTACCAGGTGGTGGATCACGCCGAGCAGGGGCACATGGAAGGGATCCTGTCCGTGCTTGGAGCCAAGTATACGACGGCCCGGGCCATTGCCGAACAGGCGGTGGACGTTGCCCTGAAAAAACTGCACCGGAATCCGGTGCGTTGCCAGACAGCTTATCGCCCCCTGGTCGAAGGGGTCGGGGGTAAGATGGCTTCGTTCATCCAAACGAAACAACGCCAGTATGGTCACCTGCTGCCGCCTGCCGCCATTGCCCATCTGATTGCCTCATATGGCAGTGAAATCGATCGGGTGATGGAATTCCTGCAACGGGTTCCCGGATATCTCGAGCCCTTGACGGACAACCGGGAGACCTTGACGGGGGAAGTTGCCTGGGCGGTGGCGCAGGAAATGGCCGGCACATTAGAGGATGTGGTCTTTGCCCGCACCGGCCTCGGAACCATCGGACATCCGGGAGAGGCGGTACTGCAGAAAGTGTTTGCCGTCATGGCGACGCTGCTGAAGTGGCCTGACCGGCGCTACGCGACGGAACGGGAACGGGTGGAGCAACGGTATCGTTTTCTGGATGAGCAACCATGACGAATCGGCCTGGGAAGACGGCCCTTGCCGGCGGTGCGATCGATGGTCCGGTGGTGCATATTGCGCCGACGCCGTTTTTTTCAAATCGCGGCTGCCACATCAGGATCCTCAACGAATACGAAGCGCTGCGTCAGGCAGGACAGCGGGTGATCATCTGCGCCTATGGGCTCGGTAGCGAGGTGGCCGGTGTGGAGGTCAGGAGGATTGGCAAGATTCCCGGGTATACCAAAACCTCAGCCGGATTTTCACCGTTCAAGCCCTTTGCCGATGTCCTGCTGTTTTTTCTGGTGTTGAAAGTTGTTTTCCAAGAACGCGCCGCGATCATCCACGGCCATCTACACGAAGGCGGGCTGATCGGCTGGTGGGTGAAACTGGTATTGTTTTGGCGACGCATCTCTTTGGTGATGGACGTGCAGGGCAGTCTTTCCGGTGAGCTTAAAGCTTACGGAACCTTCCGCCGGGTTCCCTGGGTGCTTCCCCTCTTTTACGCTCTCGAGCGTCTGGTTCTGTGGCTGCCGGACCTGATTGTTTGCTCTTCCCATGCGAGTTTGGACTTTCTCACCCGACAGTGCCGGATCTCGCGGAAGAAACTGGAGGTGGTCGGCGATGTGGTACCATCGTCGTTCTTCGAGCAGCGGGATCGGTTGGAACAGCGTCGGCGGCTGGGGGTACCAAGCGAAGGGATGGTCGTCCTGTACAGCGGCTCTTTGTTGCCGGGCAAGGGCGTCGATCTGCTCCTGGCAGCCGTTGACCTTTTGTTGCAGAGGCGCCAGGATGTGACGGTGGTGCTGGTCGGTTATCCCAAACAATGGATCGAAAAGCAGACTGTTCAGTGGCCGGCGTATCGCAGCCGGCTGCTGTTGCCAGGGGAAGTGGCCTATGGCGAACTGGCTGGTTGGCTGGCCACCGCCGACCTTGCCGTTGATCCGAAACGGGGTGCGTCCGGCGAGGCGAGCGGCAAAATCCTGCACTATATGGCAAGCGGGCTGCCGGTCGTCTGCTTTGCATCCGAAAATAACCGGTTGTTTCTCGGATCGGAGGCCTTTTTCGTCGACCACGAGACGGCCGAATCCCTCGCCGCAGCGCTTGATTTGGCATTGACAGATATTCAGACAAGGAATAAGTATGGTGCGTCCGGCCGTGACCGGGCCGCTGCCTCCTTCACCCTGGCTGCACGTGGTCGGCAACTGGCCGATATCTATCAGCGTATCCAACGCGTAACAAAGACGATAAGAACCTAACAAGATAGATGGCGGAATCTGACGATAGAACAGAGGAGCGCCGGAGGAGTGGTTTATGAAGATATTGGTCACCGGAGGAACGGGATTTACCGGGAAAGCCCTGGTACACCGCTTGCTGCAGGATGGGCATCACGTCGTGGCTCTTGATTTTCAGGAAGGCTTGAAGACGCAGGAGTTGCGGGATTGGGGTGCCGAGGTGGTCATTGGCACGGTGACCGACAAGGCGGTCGTTGATCGCTGCATGAAGGGAGTGGAAGTCGTTCACCACTTAGCGGCCGCGTTCCGCCAACTCAATGTTCCCAATAGCTATTATTGGGATGTCAATGTGGGTGGAACAAAGATTGTGCTGGAGGCGGCCTGGCGGGAAAAAGTCAAAAAATTCGTCTATTGCAGCACCTGCGGGGTGCATGGCAATGTGGACAATCCGCCGGGGGATGAGAATGGTCCGATCAATGCCGCCGATTATTATCAGCAGACCAAGTATGAAGCCGAGCCTCTCGTACGTCAATACCAGGAGAAGGGGATGTCCACGACCATCCTGCGGCCCGCCGCCATTTATGGCCCCGGCGATCCGGAACGGTTTTTCATGATCTTCAAAAGGGTAAACAAAGGGGTTTTTCCGATGTTCGGCAATGGC encodes the following:
- a CDS encoding glycerol-3-phosphate dehydrogenase/oxidase, translating into MKRDCLALQTTVFDAVIIGGGITGACVAYDAALRGLRVALVEKGDFGMSTSSASSKLLHGGIRYLQKLQLCKVRESARERTFFQVIAPHATTTVPFLIPTISGSLMKGKAALIAGMTMYRLLCSGLNSLIRDQGKRIPAGRFFSRQQVLGLVPALQTIDGLDGAHTLFEVHMNNSERVTLAFLKTAAANRAVIANHVRMLSFVQEENRIAGIVCRDELNGGEFTIHAHLVINAAGPFLPSINTLLPRARLHKDTTGFSKGVHLVTRQIEGTYALALSSGKKTEGLVTRGGRHIFIIPWRGRSLIGTTNVPFNGSLDEVRVTRRDVTDFLQDINAILPGVSLSEADVHYAFAGLYPLISDEIKTDTYQGTGEYQVVDHAEQGHMEGILSVLGAKYTTARAIAEQAVDVALKKLHRNPVRCQTAYRPLVEGVGGKMASFIQTKQRQYGHLLPPAAIAHLIASYGSEIDRVMEFLQRVPGYLEPLTDNRETLTGEVAWAVAQEMAGTLEDVVFARTGLGTIGHPGEAVLQKVFAVMATLLKWPDRRYATERERVEQRYRFLDEQP
- a CDS encoding NAD-dependent epimerase/dehydratase family protein is translated as MKILVTGGTGFTGKALVHRLLQDGHHVVALDFQEGLKTQELRDWGAEVVIGTVTDKAVVDRCMKGVEVVHHLAAAFRQLNVPNSYYWDVNVGGTKIVLEAAWREKVKKFVYCSTCGVHGNVDNPPGDENGPINAADYYQQTKYEAEPLVRQYQEKGMSTTILRPAAIYGPGDPERFFMIFKRVNKGVFPMFGNGKTLYHPLYIDHLIDAHVLAQEPGRGEGEAYLIADEHYVEIETLVKKTAAALGVSVKIPHLPIWPVIVIGHICEKVCKPLKVTPPIFPRRVDWFRQNRAFSIEKAKRDLGYHPTIDLDEGLRRTAAWYRQEGYL
- a CDS encoding N-acetylglutaminylglutamine amidotransferase, with the translated sequence MCGIAGEFRFDDEPPSLAAIEKMMTAMIPRGPDGSGAGLYQTGALGHRRLKIIDLSEQSRQPLSDPYLGLDMVFNGCIYNYRELRRELEQAGYRFFSEGDSEVILKAYHAWGIDCLQRLNGMFAFAIHERDSGRLILARDRLGIKPLYLDARPHLLRFASSLPALLTDPTVDTGINPVALHHYLHWHGVVPAPHTIINGISKLPPATVRIYHPDGTAKDHCYWRLSMAPESEHRSLTEDQWTERVLERLRLSVKRRMVADVPVGVLLSGGVDSSLLVGLLAEEGQDDLNTFSVGFESAGGESGDEFHYSDLIARQFATNHHKIFVESARLLEHLPGCIAAMSEPMVSYDAIGFYLLSQEVAKWVKVVQSGQGADEVFGGYHWYRHLVTSSEPVADYSRVFFDRDHHEYAQMVREDLVGEDHSRAFVADYFARPGAEHAVDQALRIDTTIMLVDDPVKRVDNMTMAASLEARVPFLDHELVELAATIPFELKVRDTGKWVLKEAARSVVPADVIDRPKGYFPVPALKHIEGPYLDLVKEHLANDAARARGLFRQDYIDDLLDRPDEHLTPLRGSKLWQVAVLEMWLQQHHL
- a CDS encoding osmoprotectant NAGGN system M42 family peptidase; the protein is MIHLINQDYLTEILGHLIAIPSPTGMTDDIVRTVCDELDTLDIPYELTRRGAIRAHLGGIDPKPRRALVAHLDTLGAMVRRLKDNGRLAIVPIGTWSARFAEGARVTIHCDHGLTYQGTILPLKASGHRYNEEVDRQPTAWSNLEIRVDECCSSIEALWDLGIRVGDYVSITTTMEVSGSGFINSRFLDDKAGVAAILAAARALRDHNCPVRLDCSLLFTISEEVGVGASHVLRGNVAEMVSVDNGIIAPEQNSSEFGATIAMQDSSGPYDRHLTNHLIRLCMEQEIFFSRDIFLHYHSDAAAALEAGNDIRTALVCFALDASHGYERTHLRSLTSVAGLIAAYLTSAPLFAQDKNVIGPESSYPMICQPAPDKTPGSSVGS
- the ngg gene encoding N-acetylglutaminylglutamine synthetase, producing the protein MDAKCKNPLDPTTMCSLKHWGAPLADDPLQEGPADAWVDCGWGRLIFGQTFTDARRLADVIRDEIKGRRDVAMYMREPLVVVSYAPQELFIDPSLTYRIDFSVYRARPCRLEGLTVRPLRSDDDETAVNRIYQTRGMVPAHPGFYRQALEDQRLVILVALDADDEIVGAVTGVDHLQAFRDPDNGCSLWALAVDPQCRLPRVGEALVRELINTFIERGRSFLDLSVMHTNKQAIALYDKIGFQAVPVYCIKKKNPINEPLFIGPEPEEQLNIYARIITDEARRRGIGVEVVDAENGYFVLSLGGRTVACRESLSELTTAVAMSWCDDKTVTRKLLQRANLRVPAQMVAGNDETLRDFLKDRQRVVVKPARGEQGAGVFVDLDDFHQIQAAVAQAGSWCDKVIVEEYVTGQDLRIIVINEEVVAAAVRQPARIRGNGEMSVRQLIEKQSRRRAAATNGESTIPLDGETERTVADQHYILDDVVPAGTEIQVRKTANLHTGGTIHDVTAELHPHLRQVAVTAARTLRVPVVGFDFLVADVTGKDYVIIEANERPGLANHEPQPTAERFIDLLFPQTKHIFS
- a CDS encoding glycosyltransferase family 4 protein — encoded protein: MTNRPGKTALAGGAIDGPVVHIAPTPFFSNRGCHIRILNEYEALRQAGQRVIICAYGLGSEVAGVEVRRIGKIPGYTKTSAGFSPFKPFADVLLFFLVLKVVFQERAAIIHGHLHEGGLIGWWVKLVLFWRRISLVMDVQGSLSGELKAYGTFRRVPWVLPLFYALERLVLWLPDLIVCSSHASLDFLTRQCRISRKKLEVVGDVVPSSFFEQRDRLEQRRRLGVPSEGMVVLYSGSLLPGKGVDLLLAAVDLLLQRRQDVTVVLVGYPKQWIEKQTVQWPAYRSRLLLPGEVAYGELAGWLATADLAVDPKRGASGEASGKILHYMASGLPVVCFASENNRLFLGSEAFFVDHETAESLAAALDLALTDIQTRNKYGASGRDRAAASFTLAARGRQLADIYQRIQRVTKTIRT